The nucleotide sequence GAATGTTTAACCCAAGACGTATCTCATATGTGTGTTTATCTAAGTTAAATTCTTTCAAGAATAGATAAACACACAATATGTGTGTTTATCTAAGTTAAATTTCCTTTGATATTTCTTGCAAGACAGCTGTCTCTAATGGGCTTGTCTGCAACCTAATGTCTTCTACCATATTTCTTGCAAGACAGCTGTCTCTAATGGGCTTGTCTGCAACCTAATGTCTTCTACCATATTTCTTGCAAGACAGCTGTCTCTAATGGGCTTGTCTGCAACCTAATGTCTTCTACCATATTTCTTGCAAGACAGCTGTCTCTAATGGGCTTGTCTGCAACCTAATGTCTTCTACCATATTTCTTGCAAGACAGCTGTCTCTAATGGGCTTGTCTGCAACCTAATGTCTTCTACCATATTTCTTGCAAGACAGCTGTCTCTAATGGGCTTGTCTGCAACCTAATGTCTTCTACCATATTTCTTGCAAGACAGCTGCCTCTAATGGGCTTGTCTGCAACCTAATGTCTTCTACCATATTTCTTGCAAGACATCTGCCTCTAATGGGCTTGTCTGCAACCTAATGTCTTCTACCATACTCATGTCTGTGTGAGAGAAGTCGAGTGACTCCTTgattgcaataataataattctgaaaATATTGCATCGTCACATGTTAATTGTCTTGTGAGATATATGTAATGAGGGGAGAAAGGTTAATGAGCTAATTAGTCCATTAGAGACAGTTTGAGATGCGTCATAAGGTAGTGCAAGAGGTGGAAGTGATTAGGCACTGCAGTAAATAATTACACCCACGTCAGGTAAATTGACAACTACATTACTGTGGATAATAACATTGCAGAGATTAAAAGATAGAGAAACAGAGATAAAGATGCATATAGAGCTAGAGAAACAGAGATAACGATGCAGATAGAGATAGAGAAACAGAGATAAAGATGCAGATAGATATAGAGAAACAGAGATAAAGATGCAGATAGAGATAGAGAAACAGAGATAAAGATGCAGATAGATATAGAGAAACAGAGATAACGATGCAGATAGATATAGAGAAACAGAGATAACGATGCAGATAGAGATAGAGAAACAGAGATAACGATGCAGATAGATATAGAGAAACAGAGATAACGATGCAGATAGATATAGAGAAACAGAGATAAAGATGCAGATAGAGATAGAGAAACAGAGATAAAGATGCAGATAGAGATTGAGAAATAGAGATTGATggagagacatatatatatatatatatatatatatatatatatatatatatatatatatatacatatatatattagtatattttggtagcagtctttcctgtagacatattttattaaatatgaccgaaaaagtaagattaataattctaacacgaattttctcaatctttcgtacattatgcttcactgttggaggtaaatcaaaaatcacttctccaaaattcatttttatttctagtctgacgcgacacgggcgcgtttcgtaaaacttattacattttcaaagacttcacaaatacacaactgattagaacttgcgtttccctgattttatatctacatttgagtgaggtgggaagggtgatgtggcattacatttgagtaaggtgggaaggatgatgtggcattagaggatattaatagggtattaaaagtatcaacacaagacagaacacgaaacaatggatattgaatagaagtgtttgtagaaagcctattggtccatatttcttgatgcttctatattggagcggagtcttgaggtgggtagaatatagttgtgcaataattggctgttgattgctggtgttgacttcttgatgtgtagtgcctcgcaaacgatagcaggcggctcgacgtttgcgaggcactacacatcaagaagtcaacaccagcaatcaacagccaattattgcacaactatattctacccacctcaagactccgctccaatatagaagcatcaagaaatatggaccaataggctttctacaaacacttctattcaatatccattgtttcgtgttctgtcttgtgttgatacttttaataccctattaatatcctctaatgccacatcatccttcccaccttactcaaatgtaatgccacatcacccttcccacctcactcaaatgtagatataaaatcagggaaacgcaagttctaatcagttgtgtatttgtgaagtctttgaaaatgtaataagttttacgaaacgcgcccgtgtcgcgtcagactagaaataaaaatgaattttggagaagtgatttttgatttacctccaacagtgaagcataatgtacgaaagattgagaaaattcgtgttagaattattaatcttactttttcggtcatatttaataaaatacatatatatatatatatatatatatatatatatatatatatatatatatatatatatatatatatatatatatatatatatacacacacacacacagtatatttgTGTCCCGCTGACAGAAAACGGGAGAATGTACCACCAACTCCGCGAATGTTTGCAAATTGCTAAGTTATTCATGGGTTCGTGTATAGCAAAGATTACCTTCGCTGTATTAATGTATTTATGCTGACGCACGAAGATGATATCCAATGACCACAACAGTTGTAAATGATCCGATTGAAACCTGAATTCAGATTCCGTAGAGTGGATTGTGTTGaactatataaacaaaaaatatataaacatatatcgaactagaaatatatatatatatatatatatatgtcgtacctaatagccagaacgcacttctcagcctactattcaaggcccgatttgcctaataacccaagttttcatgaattaatgttttttcgtctacctaacctacctaacctaacctaacctagctttttttggctacctaacctaaccttacctataaatataggttaggttaggttaggtagggttggttaggttcggtcatatatctacgttaattttaactcaaataaaaaaaattgacctcatacatagagaaaagggttgctttatcatttcataagaaaaaaattatagtaaatatattatttcaggaaaacttggcttattaggcaaatcgggccctgaatagtaggctgagaagtgagttctggctactaggtacgacatatatatatatatatatatatatatatatatatatatatatatatatatatatatatatatatatatatatatattatataaatatatattcatatatatatttgacgCTGATAGAGGAAAAAATAGACATTGTTTTAACAGCAATTTTTTAACATGATGAAAACAAACAAGGCAGTTAGTTGGCCAATTCACCATTAGCAAACAATACAATGTAATTGAATTAACCATCAATGTTTTTACACTCCATCGCGCTCTTCCCGTGATGAACAAGTCTATTTTCAGCaccaacatatgtatatatatatatatatatatatatatatatatatatatatatatatatatatatatatatatatatatatatatatatatatatctgtgtgtgtgtgtgtgtgtatcacgaaaataaacacgtgattaaaaatgtgacagtgtcagaccacggaggaaaattgaaacaggaatttccttaagtactttcgtatattaatacatcttcagaaggtatattaatatatattaatcgTATATTAATACtccatctgaagatgtattaatatacgaaagtacttaaggaaattcctgtttcaattttcctccgtggtctgacactgttttatatatatatatatatatatatatatatatatatatatatatatatatatatatatatatatatatatatatatatatatatatatatatagatataagctAATCAGATAGACATTCCTGGGGTTTGGCCATTGTCGACTCTTTATTTACCCAATACTGTGTGGGTGGAGCCCTCGTCCTCTCAATTAATGCCTCACATTTTGTCTATTATGAACTTTACACATTACAGATAACTATGAAAAGCAGCGACTCGCAATAATATGGCTTCTTGCTAGCCGTGTTGCACTTGTTGAGTAATAATGCAACCCGTCATCCTGTTTAGACTAGTAAGGTATTCTTTTACAATAAATCAAGTTAaaacataaacatatatattcctaggcctagtatagtacacatatgtactatattaggcctcggatatCGTGTGTTAGGTCTAGGGGATGCTAGGATTGGTTAGCGTGTTTGTCAGAGCAGCGCAAGTAAAatgtagttttccggtttgttcaagtcaatagttcagatttctacgttctaatttcgttgtaagtCGGTATACATACTATGGTTCTGATCGTTACTATTAGTACTATTAAAAAACAGGAGGATGAGCTGTATAATTTAACTATTCAGaccttcaaattctttgtcgaatgtgACTATCAATTGAGGAAGGAGGTGGCTCACCCAACTACTTCTTTCCTGGCCTTTTCTTCCCTGGCCTTTTCTTTCCTAGCCTTTTCTTTCCTGGCCTTTTCTTTCCTGGCCTTTTCTTTTCTGGCCTTCCCTGGCCTTTTCTTTCCTGGCCTTTTCTTTCCTGGCCTTTTCTTTTCTGGCCTTCCCTGGCCTTTTCTTTCCTGGCCTTTTCTTTCCTGGTCTTTTCTTTCCTGGTCTTTTCTTTCCTGGCCTTTTCTTTCCTGGCCTTTTCTTTCCTGGCCTTTTCTTTCCTGGCCTTTTCTTTCCTGGCCTTTTCTTTCCTGGCCTTTTCTTTCCTGGCCTTTTCTTTCCTGGCCTTTTCTTCCCTGGCCTTTTCTTCCCTGGCGTTTTCTTTCCTGGCCTTTTCTTTCCTGGCCTTTTCTTTCCTGGCCTTTTATTTCCTGGCCTTTTCTTTCCTGGCCTTTTCTTTCCTGGCCTTTTCTTTCCTGGCCTTTTCTTTCCTGGCCTTTTCTCTCCAGGCCTTTTCTTTCCTGACCTTTTCTCTCCTGGCCTTTTCTCTCCTGGCCTTTTCTTTCCTGGCCTTTTCTTTCCTGGCCTTTTCTTTCCTGACCTTTTCTTTCCTGGCCTTTTCTTTCCTGGCCTTTTCTTTCCTGGCCTTTTCTTTCCTGACCTTTTCTTTCCTGGCCTTTTCTTTCCTGACCTTTTCTTGCCTGGCCTTTTCTTTCCTGGCCTTTTCTTTCCTGGCCTTTGACTGGTTGACTCCCCGTCCTGGGAGGGTCTGAGTCGAATCTGAATCGAATTGAATCAACAATTCCACAACAGATCTGAGTTTCCAACTTCCTGTTATGTCCACTCGTATCATTTAATATTCCCCGAGGCTGTCAACACAAGTAGATGGAACACAGTGTTCCAAGAGGCTGTCAACACAGCAGCTTGAACAAACACAGTGTTCCAAGAGGCTGTCAACACAAGCAGCTTGAACAAACAGTGTTCCAAGAGGCTGTCAACACAAGCAGCTTGAACAAACACAGTATTCCAAGAGCCTCACAACACAAGCAGCTTGAACAAACACAGTGTTCCAAGAGGCTGTCAACACAGCAGCTTGAACAAACACAGTGTTCCAAGAGGCTGTCAACACAAGCAGCTTGAACAAACACAGTGTTCCAAGAGGCTGTCAACACAAGCAGCTTGAACAAACACAGTGTTCCAAGAGGCTGTCAACACAGCAGCTTGAACAAACACAGTCGAAGTTGTGCTTGAAAGTGAACACCCTCTTCCTACAAGTCTAATTTGAACAAAGTATATTACTTTATTTGCGAGTGTCATTGTCGACcttgacacacacacgtgtgcttGTTAAGAGTTAATTGTTCCACTGTGTCGTTGTTCAGATATTTTCCTGAGATCAAGTGGTTATTAAGTAGTTGTTCATGCAGTCCAATTGGCCATTTTGTAAAAAAATGTAAATGATTTACCTTAGTAAATCGTTGGAATTCTAGAAAGTTAGGTAACCCATCCTGACCGATGGTCAGAAAATGACATTATTACGGTCTGTTAATTGTACCAAAAACCCCCTTAGTTGTTTTGAAAGATTGGTAGAGTTCATATTATGTCATGTAGGAACATTATGTTTTGTTGTTAGTGAGTGTGTTGATATCAGTGTGTTATGTTAGTGTGTGTTGATATCAGTGTGTTATGTTAGTGTGTGTTGATATCAGTGTGttctgttagtgtgtgtgttgataaGTACacatatgaatggagtttgcctctACAGCCCTCCTCCTTTAGGGCATTCCATATACTAACTACCTTTACGCTACAAGgaaactttctaatatctctgtgacacatctgagtctcaatctTCATTATGTGCTCCTCTGATCTATGGGATTCATTGTAAATTATTCATCTACGAACTGTCAATCCCCACTTAAGAATTTTATGTCTGAATCATGTCTCTCTTCTCCTTCCTAGCGTCgtaaggtttagttccttcagtctctcttcaacaCCACTCTTCATGACCTGATGTTCCTTAACTCTGGGTAACGTGAGTTTGTTAAGACTTTACAGAGCTTCGCTGGAAGAGGCTCCCTTAAGAGAGGTTTCTAAAGTAATCTCTCCTTCCTTGTGCTTACCTTAGATTATTAACAGCACTGCCTACCTTGTGTGTACCTTGCtgctacgcacacacacacacacacacacacaggtctgtgtgtgtgtgtgtgtgtgtgtacagaaggTCAGCGTGGCCGTCTCCAGGAGACCTAAATCGTCTGCCGGTTAAGACCCGTTGTGAGAACTTTTAGACCAGTGCACCAATCTTCATTACTTTCCACTCGAGTTGAATTccataacagccactggggacttTTGTGCCAGGTGAAACCACTATTTTTAATGCTAGTTCACCCATTCGTATAGCTGGCTTAGCTGCTTTTACAGTGATAGAACCACTATTGCAACAGCTGGTTCACCCATTCCTATAGCTGGCTTAGCTGTTTTTACAGTGATAGAACCACTATTGCAACAGCTGGTTCACCCATTCGTATAGCTGGCTTAGCTGTTTTTACAGTGATAGAACCACTATTGCACCAGCTGGTTCACCCATTCGTATAGCTGGCTTAGCTGTGTTTACACTTATAGAACCACTATTGCAACAGCTGGTTCACCTATTCGTATAGCTGGCTTAGCTGCTTTTACAGTTATAGAACCACTATTGCAACAGCTGCTTCACCCATTCCTATAGCTGGCTTAGCTGTTTTTACAGTTATAGAACCACTATTGCAACAGCTGGTTCACCTATTCGTATAGCTGGCTTAGCTGTTTTTACAGTGATAGAACCACTATTGCTACAGCTGGTTCACCTATTCGTATAGCTGGCGTAGTTGTGTTTACAGTGATAGAACCACTATTGCAACAGCTGGTTCACCTATTCGTATAGCTGGCTTGGCTGTGTTTACAGTTATAGAACCACTATTGCAACAGCTGGTTCACCCATTCGTGCAGTTGATTCAACCATTCTTTCAGCTTATCAAAACATTCTTACAGTGGGTTCCAATATTCTTACAACTGGTCCAACCATTTTTATAGCTAGACCACCCAGTCTTTTTCAACAGATTCACCCATTCTTAAAGAAGGTTCACCCATTCTTACACCAGCTCCAAACATTCTTACAGCCGATTCACATCTTCCGAAGCTTACAGCATCGTACAATCACGATCATCAATGGGTTTTAGAGTCGACTACAAAATGTTCTTTTCCCTCTGAGTTCCTCAATAGCATTCTTGGAACTTTGGATTATTTTCGACAGTGTTTATCCTCATTAGATTAGCGTTATCTGCTAACGTTGATAAGATAAAGGTTTATCCCGTCCTGGCAACGGTTCGCATAATtcaaggggggggagggttaatGGGTGTAGATATTGACTCTTGTCGGAGCTTTCAGGTCACTAATCTCTTAAAGGTCACTAATCTCTTTCAGGTCACTAATCTCTTTAAGGTCACTAATCTCTTCACTTCTGATTGTTTCTCCAACTTGTGGATTGACCTCTTAGATTGTAAGGGTTTGTGgccgttcacacacacacagacacacacacacacacacacacacacacacataggggacacaggtggaaacttagttcccggatgagctacagagatattagaaaaatctttttcagtgtcagagtagttagtaaatggactgcattaggcagtgatgtggtggaggctgactccatacacagtttataatgtagatatgatagagcccagtaggctcaggtacctgtacaccagttgattgacagttgagaggcgggaccaaagagccagagctcaacccccgcaaacacaattagatgagtatatatatatatatatatatatatatatatatatatatatatatatatatatatatatatatatatatatatatatatatatatatatatatatatatgtcgtacctagtagccagaacgcacttctcagcctactatgcaaggcccgatttgcctaataagccaagttttcatgaattaattgtttttcgactacctaacctacctaacctaacttaacctaactttttctgctaccaaacctaacctaacctataaagataggttaggttaggttaggtagggttggttaggttcggtcatatatctacgttaattttaactacaataaaaaaaattgacctcatacataatgaaatgggtagctttatcatttcataagaaaaaaattagagaaaatatattaattcaggaaaacttggcttattaggcaaatggggccttgcatagtaggctgagaagtgcgttctggctattaggtacgacatatgtctatatatatatatatatatatatatatatatatatatatatatatatatatatatatatatatatatatatatatatatatatatatttcattgaatatgaccgcatattctgtatttattattttctggtttagggcttctatccctctaactattttcttagcatcagggcttaattggaataggagttctccaaaactcattttcgtacttttaaggtgaagaaaagaagtgatttactatagagtgtattacacttatttgtataatttgcacgacgtttcgaacctccatggttcattctcaagtgaacagatcttacaatactagttgattttatacccgcattaggtcaggtgataatacaatgaaggtgaaaatgaaacgtatataccaagcccaccaacataggattatgcctgaacggtagaagtgagtgcccccaaagatacaaagccagtgttctcaatgcttgtattcgtcgagcgcttacccactgctctgaatggagcaacgtgagtagagagtttgaaagagtaactcaggtattggtgaacaacggatatagcaacgcggaaataaacgctgctataagaagacacttggaccgttggtataattcagaacctagaacagaaaccacaacacccccaataaaattatattacaaatcaaccatgcacagtgaacatataaaagaggaaagaataatgaaagaaataatccgtaaaggagtaaaaagcactactcctaaccaaaacataaacctgataatattctacaaaaccaagaagacttccgaactccttatcaaaaacagcccgaagccgacggagaaccctctacagcagtcaagcgttgtatacatgtacacttgcccccacgaaggatgtaaccttcaatgtaagtacataggtatgacgtcgaccaagctgacgaggcgtttgacatgccatcttcaatctggtgcccctaggaatcacatgagacaagcccatgacattactctaacaagagaaatgttgaacaagaatacttgcataatagacaaaacccaagattcaagaagattacaaattcttgaggcaattcacataagaatagagcgacctaccatgaacacccaaatcacggaactatttactctacccaccatgagagtaaggacaagacaagaacatatcgatgccaacacagaagacaatgtccaacataactggccaattacactggattaatctttgtgtttagataggagatgcctcgtatgggccaataagccttctgcagcccctatgtttatcccttatgtatccccccatgtttttaaccttcattgtattatcacctgacctaatgcgggtataaaatcaactagtattgtaagatctgttcacttgagaatgaaccatggaggttcgaaacgtcgtgcaaattatacaaataagtgtaatacactctatagtaaatcacttcttttcttcaccttaaaagtacgaaaatgagttttggagaactcctattccaattaagccctgatgctaagaaaatagttagagggatagaagccctaaaccagaaaataataaatacagaatatgcggtcatattcaatgaaacatgtttgaaagaaaacctgctgccagtatacaccaatatatatatatatatatatatatatatatatatatatatatatatatatatatatatatatatatatatatatatatatatatatatatacatatacaggcgatgattcacaataacgtggctgaagtatgttgaccagaccacacacttgaaattgaagggacgacgacgtttcggtccgtcctggaccattctcaagtcgattgtatatacatatatatatatatatatatatatatatatatatatatatatatatatatatatatatatatatatatatatatatatatatatatatatatatacgatcgaaaaggtaagataaataattctaactcgaattttctcaatatttcttatgtatttcttcactgtcggtggtaataaaaataacacttctccaaaattcattttttaattgtatgacgcctgaatgcgtttcgtaattcgtattacattttcaaaaacacgTTTCGTAATTGAACGCGTTtcaattacgaaatgcgttcaggcgtcagacaattaaaaaatgaattttggagaagtgtgatttttattaccaccgacagtgagcaaaaacataagaaatattgagaaaattcgggttagaattattaatcttcctttttcggtcatattcaacaacatatgttttcaagacagactgctaccaatatatatatatatatatatatatatatatatatatatatatatatatatatatatatatatatatatatatatatatatatatatatatatatatatatatatatatatacatgtgagtatatcacgaaaataaacacatgattaaaaatgtgacaatgtcagaccatggaggaaaattgaaacaggaatttccttaagtactttcgtatattaattcgAAAGAATTTCCTCAAGTGCttccgtatttaataatacatcttcagaaggatggacaTACAGATCAGTAGATTGAATATATAAGCAGGAAAGAGGTGAAGTGAGGAGAGGTACAATGTCATCAATGAGATATTGGATAATTAATAAGTTATTAGTGAGATAAATGTGTATGAATGGTCTGACACTGGCATAAGCTTCACTTTTCATGCTTGAAGCCTTCGTAAACTACTCCATTTCCCTACCTCATCTCACCTCATCATTGGCTTGAGTTATGAGGTTACTTATCTACTGTGTTCTTATTCCTCACTCAACTGCCCTTTCCCGTATGTTAACACGGAAGGGAACCTTTTTCCCTTGTTATAAACATGTTGGAAATTTAATGGTATTTCTATATTTTAATATAGAAATATAGAAATATAAATCACTTTATTGTTTTTATAGTGTCTCTTTGGCCTGTCTTGAAGCTTACCTTGCCAGGGAAT is from Procambarus clarkii isolate CNS0578487 chromosome 54, FALCON_Pclarkii_2.0, whole genome shotgun sequence and encodes:
- the LOC138352716 gene encoding treponemal membrane protein B-like encodes the protein MIRVDITGSWKLRSVVELLIQFDSDSTQTLPGRGVNQSKARKEKARKEKARQEKVRKEKARKEKVRKEKARKEKARKEKARKEKVRKEKARKEKARKEKARREKARREKVRKEKAWREKARKEKARKEKARKEKARKEKARK